From a region of the Methylocystis hirsuta genome:
- a CDS encoding Yip1 family protein, with translation MQLLSRIKGLILTPQTEWAKISEEETSVFDLYRNYIAILALLPPFASFFGSWLFGFSYGSQGIMHPTFAGGLYRAFVQYLLSLPAIFIVAFVISAIAPHFEGKTDDRRALLLTAYSYTPVWLASLFGLIPGLRWLDVLGFYGIYVFSVGLPNMMRVPRENLDVFTLATLFLVVATVALHGWLVHLIAPQQLI, from the coding sequence ATGCAGTTGCTATCGCGGATCAAGGGCTTGATCCTGACTCCGCAGACCGAATGGGCAAAGATCTCGGAAGAGGAGACGTCCGTCTTCGATCTCTACCGCAATTATATTGCGATATTGGCGCTGCTTCCGCCGTTCGCGAGCTTCTTCGGCTCGTGGCTTTTCGGCTTTTCCTACGGCTCGCAAGGAATCATGCATCCGACGTTCGCGGGCGGGCTTTATCGCGCCTTCGTGCAGTATCTGCTGAGCCTGCCGGCGATTTTTATCGTCGCCTTCGTCATATCGGCCATTGCGCCGCATTTCGAAGGGAAGACCGACGACCGCCGCGCCCTGTTGCTGACCGCCTATTCCTACACGCCGGTCTGGCTCGCCTCGTTGTTCGGCCTGATTCCGGGCCTTCGATGGCTCGACGTGCTCGGCTTCTATGGAATCTATGTTTTTTCCGTCGGCCTGCCGAACATGATGCGCGTGCCAAGGGAAAATCTCGACGTCTTTACCCTCGCGACGCTGTTTCTCGTCGTCGCGACCGTCGCGCTGCACGGCTGGCTGGTGCATCTCATCGCGCCGCAGCAGCTGATCTAG
- a CDS encoding acyl carrier protein: protein MIDKIRRLLQEHGRLHTPVEHLSDSDDLYSAGLTPFAAIRTMLALEEAFDVEFPVSMLRRQSFASISAICDCVNQLVTPARRCAA, encoded by the coding sequence ATGATTGATAAGATACGCCGTTTGCTGCAAGAGCACGGCCGTCTGCATACCCCGGTGGAACATCTGTCTGATTCGGACGATCTCTACAGCGCAGGGCTGACGCCCTTTGCCGCCATCCGCACGATGCTCGCGCTGGAAGAAGCCTTCGACGTCGAGTTCCCAGTCTCCATGCTCCGGCGGCAAAGCTTCGCTTCGATCAGCGCCATTTGCGACTGTGTCAACCAACTGGTGACCCCGGCCCGACGCTGCGCCGCTTAA
- a CDS encoding aldose 1-epimerase family protein, giving the protein MTDAIQLTHASGDGAEILAFGAELSSWRARGVDMIWAKNPKVWDQTAPVLFPVVGWTRDGRVRLDGETYPLALHGFAWKKRFDVAERRDDYLRLALVDDAETRALYPFAFRFEVEFQLRAGALENSLIVTNADSRPLPYACGLHPAFRWPLAGSSSPHAILFEKAERAEVPIIGPGGLFSKPIRKTPLVGRRLPLEPEMFTRDALCFLNLASHSLVFDNGEGARLSVTLDDFPHVGFWTLPPAPYLCIEPWTGHGDPDDFYGDLYEKPSMRILAPGAQARHGAIFAFEQEPPVG; this is encoded by the coding sequence ATGACCGACGCGATTCAGCTCACCCATGCCTCTGGCGACGGCGCGGAGATCCTGGCTTTCGGCGCGGAGCTTTCGAGCTGGCGCGCGCGGGGAGTCGACATGATCTGGGCGAAGAATCCTAAGGTCTGGGACCAGACCGCGCCCGTGCTGTTTCCCGTCGTCGGCTGGACGCGCGATGGCCGCGTGCGCCTCGACGGCGAGACCTATCCGCTTGCTCTCCACGGCTTCGCCTGGAAAAAGCGCTTCGACGTCGCCGAGCGGCGCGACGACTATTTGCGCCTCGCGCTCGTCGACGACGCCGAGACCCGCGCGCTCTATCCCTTCGCCTTCCGCTTCGAAGTGGAGTTCCAACTTCGCGCCGGCGCGCTCGAAAACAGTCTCATCGTGACGAACGCCGACTCGCGGCCCCTGCCCTATGCTTGCGGACTGCATCCCGCCTTTCGCTGGCCGCTCGCCGGCTCTTCCTCGCCGCATGCGATCCTATTCGAGAAGGCCGAGCGCGCTGAAGTTCCCATCATCGGACCAGGAGGGCTTTTCTCGAAACCCATCCGCAAAACGCCGCTTGTCGGCCGGCGACTGCCGCTCGAACCAGAAATGTTCACGCGCGACGCGCTGTGCTTTCTCAATCTTGCGAGCCACAGCCTCGTTTTCGACAATGGCGAAGGCGCGCGCCTTTCGGTCACGCTCGACGATTTCCCCCATGTCGGATTTTGGACGCTGCCGCCCGCCCCTTATCTGTGCATAGAGCCCTGGACAGGCCACGGCGATCCGGACGACTTTTACGGCGATCTCTACGAAAAGCCCTCGATGCGCATTCTGGCGCCGGGCGCGCAGGCGCGGCATGGCGCGATTTTCGCCTTTGAGCAGGAGCCGCCGGTCGGCTAG
- a CDS encoding malonic semialdehyde reductase, with amino-acid sequence MTTIERHAPGPVAPEALEQLFTGARTHNGWLPKDVPDSLLELAVDYAKWGPTSANCSPMRIVFVRSPEAKARLAPAMSDANRPKTIAAPATAIVGYDLDFPESLPHLYPATDARSWFVGNEKLIEETAFRNGSLQGAYLLLALRAVGLDCGPMSGFDRAKVDAEFFQGTRIRSNFLINIGYGDPAKLYPRGPRLAYEEIATIL; translated from the coding sequence ATGACGACGATCGAGAGGCACGCTCCGGGTCCGGTTGCGCCCGAAGCGCTGGAGCAGCTCTTTACGGGAGCGCGGACCCACAATGGCTGGCTGCCCAAAGACGTGCCGGACAGCCTGCTCGAACTCGCCGTTGACTACGCGAAATGGGGCCCGACAAGCGCCAACTGCTCGCCGATGCGCATCGTCTTCGTGCGCTCGCCCGAGGCGAAGGCCCGGCTCGCGCCGGCGATGTCGGACGCCAATCGTCCGAAGACCATAGCCGCGCCCGCCACGGCGATCGTCGGCTATGATCTCGATTTCCCGGAGAGTCTCCCACACCTTTATCCGGCGACGGACGCGCGCTCCTGGTTCGTCGGCAACGAGAAGTTGATCGAAGAGACGGCCTTTCGCAACGGCTCGCTGCAGGGCGCCTATCTCCTTCTCGCGCTGCGCGCGGTGGGTCTCGATTGCGGACCGATGAGCGGTTTCGACAGGGCGAAGGTCGACGCGGAATTCTTCCAAGGAACGCGGATAAGGTCGAATTTTCTGATCAACATCGGATACGGTGACCCGGCAAAGCTCTATCCTCGCGGCCCGCGGCTCGCTTACGAGGAAATCGCGACGATTCTTTAG
- a CDS encoding DUF1153 domain-containing protein, with protein MTETHRPRVKYVIGPDGSPLTIADLPPASTKRWVIRRKAEVVAAVRGGLLSLDEACTRYTLTVDEFLSWQMSIDQHGLAGLRTTRLQQYRM; from the coding sequence ATGACCGAGACGCACCGTCCCCGTGTCAAATATGTCATCGGTCCCGATGGCAGTCCGCTGACCATTGCGGATCTACCCCCCGCTTCGACCAAACGCTGGGTGATACGGCGTAAAGCGGAAGTGGTGGCGGCGGTGCGCGGCGGCCTGCTCTCGCTCGACGAAGCCTGTACTCGCTACACGCTGACGGTGGACGAATTCCTGAGCTGGCAGATGTCGATCGACCAGCACGGCCTCGCCGGACTGAGGACGACGCGCCTTCAGCAATATCGCATGTGA
- a CDS encoding cysteine synthase A, with amino-acid sequence MTVASSVIEAIGRTPLIELHGASKATGCRILGKAEFMNPGGSVKDRAALSIVEDARAKGLLKPGGVIVEGTAGNTGIGLALVANALGFRTVIVIPDTQSQEKKDMLRLQGAQLVEVPAVPYANPNNYVKLSGRLAERLAREEPNGAVWANQFDNVANRVAHLTTTGPEIYEALEGAVDAFICACGTGGTLAGVGMALKERNPDVKIGLADPYGAALYSYYTTGELKAEGSSITEGIGQGRITANLEGAPVDVAYRIPDDEALRIVFDLAEQEGLLLGGSSGINIAGAIRLARDMGPGNTIVTVLCDGGARYASKLFNADFLRSQNLPTPPWLEGAVAMDPGFV; translated from the coding sequence ATGACTGTCGCCTCCAGCGTCATCGAAGCCATCGGGCGCACGCCGCTCATTGAATTGCACGGCGCCTCGAAGGCGACCGGCTGCCGCATTCTCGGCAAGGCCGAATTCATGAACCCGGGCGGCTCCGTCAAGGACCGCGCGGCGCTGTCCATCGTCGAAGATGCGCGCGCGAAAGGATTGTTGAAGCCGGGAGGGGTCATCGTCGAAGGCACCGCCGGCAACACCGGCATCGGGCTCGCGCTCGTCGCCAACGCGCTCGGCTTTCGCACGGTGATCGTGATTCCCGACACCCAGAGCCAGGAAAAAAAAGACATGTTGCGCCTGCAAGGCGCGCAGCTCGTGGAAGTGCCGGCGGTTCCCTACGCCAACCCCAATAATTATGTGAAACTTTCCGGGCGTCTCGCGGAGCGCCTCGCCAGGGAAGAGCCGAACGGCGCCGTCTGGGCCAACCAATTCGACAATGTCGCCAACCGCGTCGCGCATCTCACCACCACCGGGCCCGAGATCTACGAAGCGCTGGAGGGCGCGGTGGACGCCTTCATTTGCGCCTGCGGCACCGGCGGCACGCTCGCCGGCGTCGGCATGGCGCTCAAGGAGAGAAATCCGGATGTGAAGATCGGGCTGGCCGATCCGTACGGGGCGGCGCTCTATTCCTATTATACGACCGGCGAGTTGAAGGCCGAGGGCTCATCCATCACGGAAGGGATTGGCCAGGGCCGGATCACCGCCAATCTCGAAGGCGCGCCGGTCGACGTCGCCTATCGCATCCCAGATGACGAGGCGCTGCGCATCGTCTTCGATCTCGCCGAGCAGGAGGGCCTGTTGCTGGGCGGCTCTTCGGGAATCAATATCGCGGGCGCCATCAGACTGGCGCGCGATATGGGGCCCGGCAATACGATTGTGACCGTGCTGTGCGACGGCGGCGCAAGATACGCTTCGAAGCTCTTCAACGCCGACTTCCTGCGCAGCCAAAACCTGCCGACGCCGCCCTGGCTCGAAGGCGCCGTCGCGATGGATCCGGGCTTCGTTTAG
- a CDS encoding molybdenum cofactor biosynthesis protein MoaE codes for MAPRPTPAVRVQAEDFDLGREQALLTRGRRDIGALVSFLGLCRDEDGALEALELEHYPGMAEAEIRRVADEALERWPLQGLTIIHRFGRIQPGEQIVLVLAAARHRADAFAAAAFLMDFLKTRAPFWKKERRADGASGDWVSAKSEDEAAAERWR; via the coding sequence ATGGCGCCGCGGCCGACCCCGGCGGTGCGCGTGCAAGCGGAAGATTTCGATCTTGGGCGGGAACAGGCGCTGCTGACGCGCGGGCGGCGAGACATCGGCGCGCTCGTGAGCTTCCTAGGCCTCTGCAGGGACGAGGACGGCGCGCTCGAGGCTTTGGAACTCGAACATTATCCCGGAATGGCCGAGGCCGAGATCCGTCGCGTCGCCGACGAAGCGCTCGAACGATGGCCTTTGCAGGGATTGACTATCATTCACCGCTTTGGCCGCATCCAACCCGGCGAACAGATCGTTCTTGTGCTTGCGGCGGCGCGCCACCGCGCTGACGCTTTCGCCGCCGCGGCGTTTCTGATGGATTTTCTCAAAACCCGCGCGCCTTTCTGGAAAAAGGAGCGCCGCGCGGATGGCGCGTCGGGCGACTGGGTCAGCGCGAAATCCGAGGACGAAGCGGCCGCGGAGCGTTGGCGCTAG
- a CDS encoding DoxX family protein, with protein sequence MTLRIIPQRFAPHAQGLLRIAAALLFMQHGAAKLFGVPHVAMFDNLKLFSLLGAAGILELVGGLLLLLGLFTRPVAFILSGQMAVAYFFFHAGQDLWPLQNKGELAALYCFVFLFFAAAGPGAFALDRE encoded by the coding sequence ATGACGCTGCGAATCATTCCACAACGCTTCGCCCCGCACGCGCAGGGGCTGCTGCGCATCGCCGCGGCTTTGCTGTTCATGCAGCACGGCGCGGCCAAGCTCTTCGGCGTCCCACATGTTGCGATGTTCGACAATTTGAAGCTGTTCTCGCTCTTGGGCGCGGCCGGAATCCTTGAGCTTGTCGGCGGACTGCTGCTGCTGCTCGGCCTCTTCACGCGGCCCGTCGCCTTTATCCTTTCCGGCCAGATGGCGGTCGCCTACTTCTTTTTCCACGCCGGCCAGGATCTGTGGCCGCTCCAAAACAAGGGCGAGCTCGCCGCGCTCTACTGCTTCGTATTTCTGTTCTTTGCAGCCGCAGGACCCGGCGCCTTCGCGCTCGACCGCGAATAA
- a CDS encoding lipase: MALKSTHIIFVHDFFGWGPQEFGLPYWGDALDQVGEPFAVHEAKVGPVSSFHDRACELFAQIAGGRVDYGARHSDEARHARYSREYADPFAPGWSAENPVILVGHGAGAQTAMQLQALLASDFWERGTNAGWVEGVISVAGAINGSLLTYGFGCDREDGRLKRRPSQFIAESFNFLGMAAGVPSAMRKPFDLHLDQWTNGEADAKAAMARLDAGAFVAGEDNLAFDMTLQGCRKANARFRSHPGTYYLSLVTNATHVRASGFFSKTWRPDPTIHPILWQPALYQALEANFAKAPIVGWGGGDLSLPQWRPNDGAVSVISQRYPFTAREEPVGGEGVFKRQRLKPGRWYYEYLDKAIGQRFDHFDAVVGAQLKPWVPGLRDAHREIYLRLGETLRSL, from the coding sequence ATGGCGCTCAAGTCCACTCATATCATTTTCGTGCATGATTTCTTCGGCTGGGGGCCTCAAGAGTTCGGACTTCCCTATTGGGGCGACGCGCTCGATCAGGTCGGCGAACCCTTCGCGGTTCACGAAGCGAAGGTAGGTCCCGTCAGCTCCTTCCATGATCGCGCCTGCGAGCTTTTCGCTCAGATCGCCGGCGGACGCGTGGACTATGGCGCCCGGCATAGCGATGAGGCCCGCCACGCCCGCTATTCGCGCGAGTATGCGGACCCTTTTGCGCCCGGTTGGTCGGCGGAGAACCCGGTGATCCTCGTCGGCCATGGCGCCGGCGCCCAGACCGCCATGCAGTTGCAGGCGCTGCTCGCCAGCGATTTTTGGGAGCGCGGAACCAACGCCGGCTGGGTGGAAGGGGTGATCAGCGTCGCCGGCGCCATCAATGGCTCGTTGCTGACCTATGGCTTCGGCTGCGACCGTGAAGACGGACGGCTCAAGCGCCGACCGAGCCAGTTCATTGCGGAATCATTCAATTTTCTCGGAATGGCCGCCGGCGTGCCGAGCGCCATGCGCAAGCCCTTCGATCTCCATCTCGACCAATGGACCAACGGCGAAGCCGACGCGAAAGCGGCGATGGCGCGTCTGGACGCTGGCGCCTTCGTCGCCGGCGAGGACAATCTCGCCTTCGACATGACGCTGCAGGGCTGCCGCAAGGCCAACGCCCGGTTCAGATCGCATCCGGGCACTTATTATCTGTCGCTGGTGACCAACGCCACGCATGTTCGCGCATCTGGCTTTTTCAGCAAGACCTGGCGGCCCGACCCGACGATCCATCCCATTCTCTGGCAGCCGGCGCTCTACCAGGCGCTCGAGGCCAACTTCGCCAAGGCGCCCATCGTCGGTTGGGGCGGCGGCGACCTTTCGCTGCCGCAGTGGCGGCCCAATGACGGCGCGGTGAGCGTCATCTCGCAAAGATATCCCTTCACGGCGCGGGAAGAGCCGGTGGGAGGCGAAGGCGTTTTCAAACGCCAAAGACTCAAGCCGGGGCGCTGGTATTACGAATATCTCGACAAAGCCATCGGACAGCGGTTCGACCATTTCGACGCGGTCGTCGGCGCGCAGCTCAAACCATGGGTTCCCGGACTGCGCGACGCACATCGGGAGATCTATCTGAGACTCGGCGAAACCTTGCGCAGCCTTTAG
- a CDS encoding cytochrome c biogenesis CcdA family protein — protein MDASALGAFGVAFVAGLLSILSPCVLPLLPLVLGAAAAEHRYAPALLALGVALSFVAIGLFMATIGFAVGLDGDSLRLVAAALLIGLGAILLAPELQARVAAAGGPISDRLSAAFGDGARGGMFGQFGVGLLLGAVWSPCVGPTLGAASVLASRGEDLSAVAATMAAFGLGAAAPLMLLGALSRQAMARWRDRLLTVGKQAKQALGASLVLIGVLIVSGYDKTLETALVTASPEWLTQLTTRF, from the coding sequence ATGGATGCGAGCGCGCTTGGCGCTTTCGGCGTCGCCTTTGTCGCCGGCCTGTTGTCGATTTTGTCGCCCTGCGTCCTTCCGCTTTTGCCTTTGGTGCTCGGCGCCGCGGCGGCGGAGCATCGCTACGCGCCGGCGCTTCTGGCGCTGGGCGTGGCCCTGTCCTTTGTCGCGATCGGGCTTTTTATGGCGACGATCGGCTTCGCCGTCGGGCTCGACGGAGATTCGCTGCGGCTCGTCGCGGCGGCTTTGCTGATCGGGCTGGGCGCGATCCTGCTCGCGCCTGAGCTGCAGGCGCGCGTCGCCGCCGCCGGGGGCCCGATCAGCGACAGATTGAGCGCGGCCTTTGGCGACGGGGCTCGCGGCGGAATGTTCGGTCAGTTTGGCGTCGGCCTGCTGCTTGGCGCCGTTTGGAGCCCTTGCGTGGGTCCGACGCTCGGCGCCGCATCGGTGCTCGCGTCGCGCGGCGAAGACCTGAGCGCCGTCGCGGCGACGATGGCCGCGTTCGGTCTCGGCGCGGCTGCGCCGCTGATGTTGCTTGGAGCCCTGTCGCGGCAAGCGATGGCGCGTTGGCGGGACCGGCTGCTGACCGTTGGGAAACAGGCGAAGCAAGCGCTCGGCGCGTCGCTCGTGCTGATTGGCGTGTTGATCGTGTCAGGCTACGACAAGACGTTGGAGACGGCGCTTGTCACGGCTTCACCAGAATGGTTGACGCAGTTAACGACGCGTTTTTAG
- a CDS encoding MarC family protein: MNSSLISDIGFGAFRTELTLFFSTFTTLLAVINPFEVLPVFLLLLREKSNQERGRVAFMACLYALLLILFFLFFGAVILKIFGVSLSMVRIAGGIVLMKIGFELFLPSSDGDGTPAFARSTGNIAFMPLAMPLMIGPGPIATVLGMMATVEHSSHEALAFGVILGAIFLAVAVTYACLAFATRLTTMLGPLGIDAATRIVGFFVSAMGVSLIFNGVMDALRSAGFGGLH; the protein is encoded by the coding sequence ATGAACAGCAGTCTCATATCGGACATCGGCTTCGGAGCTTTCAGAACCGAGCTGACGCTCTTTTTCTCGACGTTCACGACGCTGCTGGCGGTCATCAATCCTTTTGAGGTGCTCCCGGTCTTCCTTCTGCTCCTGCGCGAAAAAAGCAACCAGGAGCGCGGTCGCGTGGCGTTCATGGCCTGTCTCTATGCGCTGCTGCTGATCCTCTTCTTCTTGTTCTTTGGCGCGGTGATCTTAAAAATCTTCGGCGTCTCGCTCAGCATGGTGCGCATCGCCGGCGGGATCGTGCTGATGAAGATCGGCTTTGAGCTTTTTTTACCCTCGTCGGACGGCGACGGAACGCCGGCGTTTGCCCGATCGACGGGCAACATCGCCTTCATGCCGCTTGCGATGCCGCTCATGATCGGCCCCGGCCCGATCGCCACCGTGCTCGGGATGATGGCCACCGTGGAGCACTCGTCCCATGAGGCGTTGGCGTTCGGCGTCATTCTCGGCGCGATCTTTCTCGCCGTGGCCGTCACTTACGCGTGCCTCGCCTTCGCGACGCGGTTGACCACGATGCTGGGGCCGCTGGGGATTGACGCGGCGACCAGGATCGTCGGCTTCTTCGTCTCGGCGATGGGCGTATCGTTGATCTTCAACGGCGTCATGGACGCCCTACGGTCGGCAGGCTTCGGCGGCTTGCATTAG
- the pgsA gene encoding CDP-diacylglycerol--glycerol-3-phosphate 3-phosphatidyltransferase: MSQTALTAKRRSQALALPNLLTYGRMAAVPVVAGLLLGFTEHWARWAALGIFIAAGVTDFLDGYFARIWQQQSPLGRMLDPIADKLLVATTLMALVADRTVAGWTIWAAIIILCREILVSGLREHLAELKVRLPVSAIAKWKTAAQLVALGFLIAGPAGEVVLSGTVKIGAALLWAAAILTLYTGFDYLQSAWNHFGEDEAT, encoded by the coding sequence ATGTCCCAGACGGCCCTCACCGCCAAGCGTCGGTCTCAAGCCTTGGCGCTGCCTAATCTGCTGACCTATGGCCGCATGGCCGCCGTCCCGGTGGTCGCGGGGCTGCTCCTGGGCTTTACGGAGCACTGGGCGCGCTGGGCCGCGCTCGGCATTTTCATCGCCGCCGGGGTGACGGACTTTCTCGACGGCTATTTCGCGAGAATCTGGCAGCAGCAGTCGCCGCTCGGGCGGATGCTGGACCCCATCGCGGACAAGTTGCTCGTCGCGACGACCCTGATGGCGCTTGTCGCCGATCGAACGGTCGCCGGCTGGACGATCTGGGCGGCGATCATCATTCTGTGTCGCGAAATCCTGGTGTCCGGCCTGCGGGAACACTTGGCCGAGCTCAAGGTGCGCTTGCCCGTCTCCGCGATCGCCAAATGGAAAACAGCGGCGCAGCTCGTGGCGCTCGGCTTCCTGATCGCCGGACCGGCCGGCGAAGTCGTTCTCTCCGGCACGGTCAAGATCGGCGCGGCGCTCTTGTGGGCCGCGGCGATTCTGACGCTTTATACCGGGTTCGACTACCTGCAGTCGGCGTGGAACCATTTCGGAGAAGACGAGGCGACATGA
- a CDS encoding lysylphosphatidylglycerol synthase domain-containing protein → MRKLLEYFWPAVGLVAVVASFFLLYHEFKGESVGAEVWANLQAIPTSRYLLAGLSTLVAYAALAWYDRIALLHLGVKHINWLFISVCSFTTYALSHNIGASVFSGAMVRYRAYSTKGLTATQVATLVVLCSYTFGFGNVLLAGLLLTYDPALMQRLSGFLPDILTNPNTALVVGLSCLAFVVLYILGSLMHFRAIRLFGRFEILYPRPGIMLRQLFAAPLELIGAAGIIYFALPEQGNPGFLVVLGAFLLSFSAALVSHAPGGLGVFELLFINVMPDVPRLKVLAALLVWRLFYLIVPLLIALVVVALFERKKLVERWRRIEEQP, encoded by the coding sequence ATGAGAAAACTGCTGGAATATTTTTGGCCGGCCGTCGGCCTCGTCGCGGTCGTCGCCTCATTTTTCCTCCTCTATCACGAATTCAAAGGAGAGTCGGTCGGCGCCGAGGTTTGGGCCAATCTCCAGGCCATTCCGACAAGCCGCTATCTGCTCGCTGGGCTGTCGACGCTTGTCGCCTATGCGGCGCTCGCCTGGTACGATCGCATCGCGCTCCTGCACTTAGGCGTCAAACACATCAATTGGCTGTTTATTTCGGTCTGTTCGTTCACGACCTACGCCTTGTCGCACAACATCGGCGCAAGCGTTTTCTCGGGCGCCATGGTGCGTTATCGCGCCTATTCCACCAAGGGGCTGACAGCGACGCAGGTCGCCACGCTGGTGGTGTTGTGCTCCTACACGTTCGGATTCGGCAATGTGCTGCTCGCCGGGCTTTTGCTGACCTATGACCCCGCGCTCATGCAAAGACTGTCGGGCTTCCTTCCGGACATACTTACAAACCCGAACACAGCGCTCGTCGTCGGTTTGTCCTGCCTGGCCTTCGTCGTTCTATACATTCTCGGATCGCTCATGCATTTCCGCGCGATCCGGCTGTTCGGGCGTTTCGAAATTCTCTATCCGCGCCCCGGCATCATGTTGCGCCAGCTCTTCGCGGCTCCCTTGGAGTTGATCGGCGCCGCCGGCATCATCTATTTCGCGCTGCCGGAGCAGGGCAATCCGGGCTTTCTCGTCGTGCTCGGCGCGTTTCTCTTGTCCTTTTCGGCGGCTTTGGTGTCCCATGCGCCGGGCGGGCTCGGCGTCTTCGAGCTGCTGTTCATCAATGTCATGCCGGATGTGCCGCGGCTGAAGGTCCTGGCGGCGCTGCTCGTCTGGCGACTCTTCTATCTCATCGTCCCGCTGCTGATCGCGCTCGTCGTCGTCGCGCTGTTCGAACGCAAGAAACTCGTCGAGCGCTGGCGCCGGATAGAGGAACAGCCTTAA
- the moaD gene encoding molybdopterin converting factor subunit 1, whose product MKALYFAWVRERIGLAEEEIAPPREVVTVRELIEWLSARDEGYAAAFANPATIRAALDKTHAAPDAPIGAAREIAFFPPMTGG is encoded by the coding sequence ATGAAGGCGCTGTATTTCGCTTGGGTGCGCGAACGCATCGGTCTGGCGGAAGAGGAGATCGCGCCGCCGCGTGAAGTGGTCACGGTCCGTGAGCTGATCGAATGGTTGTCCGCGCGGGACGAGGGATATGCCGCCGCTTTCGCCAACCCGGCGACGATCCGCGCGGCCCTCGACAAGACGCATGCGGCGCCGGACGCGCCAATCGGCGCAGCGAGGGAGATCGCCTTCTTCCCGCCAATGACGGGCGGCTGA
- a CDS encoding thioredoxin family protein, with protein MISRRRLAVSAFLFASAILYSAAPARAAEQSFTPQAFAAAQTAGKSIIVHVYAPWCPTCRAQEPAVQRVEADPKYVDVAMFRVDFDSQKSALRTLKANRQSTIIVFKGDKEVGRSVGMTDPGEISALLSKAL; from the coding sequence ATGATTTCGCGTCGCCGACTCGCCGTTTCCGCCTTTCTTTTCGCTTCCGCGATCCTTTATTCGGCGGCGCCCGCCCGCGCCGCGGAACAGAGTTTTACGCCGCAGGCCTTCGCCGCCGCACAAACGGCCGGCAAGTCGATCATCGTGCATGTCTACGCGCCGTGGTGTCCGACCTGCCGCGCGCAGGAGCCGGCGGTGCAGCGCGTCGAAGCCGATCCGAAATATGTCGACGTCGCCATGTTCCGCGTTGATTTCGACAGCCAGAAGAGCGCTCTCCGCACGCTGAAGGCCAACCGGCAAAGCACGATCATCGTCTTCAAAGGCGATAAGGAAGTCGGGCGCTCTGTCGGGATGACCGATCCGGGCGAAATTTCAGCGCTTCTCTCAAAGGCACTGTAA
- the mobA gene encoding molybdenum cofactor guanylyltransferase MobA, translating to MNDCIGVILAGGLARRMGGGDKPLVEIAGRPILQHVIDRLRPQCGRLAINANGDPARFSAFGLPVICDSVEGFAGPLAGVLAGMEFGAAKGAAHVLSAPGDTPFLPADLLSRLEAARTRTGATIAVAASKGRTHHAVALWPVALREELRRALVAEDERKVSAFIGRHANVTVDWPIEPYDPFFNVNRPEDLTRAEAIAKDESRS from the coding sequence ATGAACGACTGCATCGGCGTCATCCTCGCCGGCGGGTTGGCGCGGCGCATGGGCGGGGGCGACAAGCCGCTCGTCGAGATCGCCGGCCGGCCGATCCTTCAGCATGTGATCGATCGCTTGAGGCCGCAGTGCGGGCGTCTCGCGATCAACGCCAACGGCGATCCGGCACGTTTTTCCGCTTTCGGACTGCCCGTCATTTGCGACAGCGTTGAAGGTTTCGCGGGCCCGCTCGCGGGCGTTCTCGCCGGCATGGAGTTTGGCGCGGCGAAAGGCGCGGCGCATGTCTTGAGCGCGCCGGGCGACACCCCGTTCCTGCCCGCCGATCTCCTCTCGCGACTTGAAGCCGCCCGAACGCGTACAGGCGCGACGATCGCCGTCGCCGCCTCGAAGGGGCGAACCCATCACGCCGTGGCGCTATGGCCGGTCGCGCTGCGCGAGGAATTGCGGCGCGCGCTCGTTGCGGAAGACGAGCGCAAGGTGTCGGCCTTCATCGGGCGGCATGCGAATGTGACCGTCGATTGGCCGATCGAGCCCTACGACCCTTTCTTCAACGTCAACCGACCGGAGGATCTGACGCGCGCCGAAGCGATAGCCAAGGACGAGTCGCGCAGCTAA